Proteins from one Sabethes cyaneus chromosome 2, idSabCyanKW18_F2, whole genome shotgun sequence genomic window:
- the LOC128735773 gene encoding uncharacterized protein LOC128735773, with the protein MDILEGLKRYRLFQPAVDDAEVIYRNAVVRIDSHNAFMGINMFRKKINFCNFPFLWGIFTLFFFTYLMIETAYWYRQEIEKVLMTVTTFGFSIQMSSKIYTFILTRKRILEVNQMNLDYFQLDVVKSTSVKKALQRSSSLTHILVTISLFTYHILAGIVATGPMVLGLATSNKLLPLGVEVLHSDSWIAYFVNYLMQFNLCYYGAFLTTTSEAAYILFVLTATGHIDAIIGLLDELQDMTKKRVDEAKVSEQLFKVLQIHQYHQHYMRKIVDLFQVYFLLAIASLYSCVTISLASFVLINWYIGMVVVFFASFQIFFMCFLGTHLQMKNDQLMTVVGSFAWFALPVRDQKQAILFLAATQRPISPTAVLGILNVETFLKIYKSVYSMLMVLLRVKV; encoded by the exons ATGGATATCTTGGAAGGACTAAAGCGATACCGTTTGTTTCAACCTGCAGTTGATGATGCTGAAGTGATTTATCGAAATGCCGTAGTTCGTATAGACAGCCACAATGCTTTCATGGGGATCAACATGTTTAGGAAAAAGATAAACTTCTGCAACTTTCCGTTCCTCTGGGGAATctttactttatttttctttacttACTTAATGATTGAAACGGCCTATTGGTATCGACAGGAAATTGAGAAGGTTCTGATGACGGTAACTACTTTTGGGTTTTCTATTCAG ATGTCGTCAAAAATTTACACATTCATTCTTACACGCAAGAGAATCCTCGAAGTGAATCAAATGAATCTGGATTACTTTCAGCTTGATGTTGTGAAAAGTACATCAGTTAAAAAAGCACTTCAGAGAAGTTCCAGTTTAACCCACATCCTTGTAACGATATCGTTATTTACCTACCATATTTTGGCTGGTATTGTTGCCACAGGGCCTATGGTTTTGGGTTTGGCAACTTCGAACAAGCTGCTTCCGTTAGGTGTCGAAGTGTTACATTCTGATTCCTGGATTGCCTATTTCGTAAATTATTTAATGCAGTTTAATTTGTGCTATTATGGCGCATTTTTAACAACGACCTCAGAGGCTGCATATATTTTGTTTGTTCTTACCGCTACCGGACATATTGATGCTATAATTGGATTGCTAGATGAATTGCAGGATATGACGAAAAAGCGCGTCGACGAAGCGAAAGTCTCCGAACAGTTGTTCAAAGTTCTTCAAATTCATCAGTATCATCAACACTATATGAGAAAAATCGTCGATTTGTTTCAGGTTTACTTTCTCCTTGCTATCGCCTCACTTTATTCCTGCGTGACGATCAGTTTGGCTTCATTTGTTCTG ATAAATTGGTATATTGGAATGGTGGTCGTTTTCTTCGCGTCTTTCCAGATATTTTTTATGTGCTTTCTTGGAACTCATCTCCAGATGAAg AATGATCAGTTAATGACAGTAGTGGGCTCATTCGCTTGGTTTGCTCTCCCTGTTCGTGACCAGAAACAAGCAATTTTATTTCTTGCCGCGACTCAAAGGCCAATTTCTCCGACGGCTGTTTTGGGTATACTGAATGTGGAAACTTTTCTTAAG ATTTATAAAAGTGTGTACTCAATGCTGATGGTACTGTTACGTGTTAAAGTATAA